Proteins from one Acropora muricata isolate sample 2 chromosome 9, ASM3666990v1, whole genome shotgun sequence genomic window:
- the LOC136928469 gene encoding uncharacterized protein: MGRKRYYCSHCDDFVSQSTRSRHLKQLAERKESVSEAESDSISDVETSSEVHSSEIRDSFNAHEECFSADLASGDCGCSVSEGDSNKNPESYLADLDEEDRRLFDEEFIHKSIGEPDDDEGLYHEQLLHNACQEVWDDLLEENVLDDLDESNFPGAMETDPESFNRSILINWLLLFICYWWTYCNIADRGIEILLKFFHAFFSVLSE, from the exons ATGGGAAGAAAGAGGTATTACTGCAGTCACTGTGATGACTTTGTTAGTCAAAGTACGCGATCAAGACATCTCAAACAACTCGCAGAGAGAAAGGAATCCGTCTCAGAAGCTGAAAGTGACAGTATAAGCGACGTCGAGACAAGTTCTGAAGTTCACAGCTCGGAAATCCGCGATAGTTTTAACGCTCATGAAGAATGCTTCAGTGCAGATTTAGCTAGTGGTGATTGTGGCTGTAGTGTTTCTGAAG GGGACAGTAACAAGAATCCAGAGTCCTACCTTGCAGATCTAGATGAAGAAGATAGGAGGTTATTTGATGAAGAATTTATTCACAAGTCCATTGGGGAACCTGATGATGACGAAGGTTTATATCATGAGCAGTTATTACATAATGCATGTCAAGAGGTATGGGATGATTTattagaagaaaatgttttggACGACCTGGATGAATCAAACTTTCCTGGAGCCATGGAGACTGATCCTGAATCATTCAACAGGAGCATCCTCATCAACTGGCTGTTACTTTTCATTTGTTACTGGTGGACATACTGTAACATTGCTGACCGCGGAATAGAAATCTTGCTCAAGTTctttcatgcatttttttctgttttgtctgAGTGA
- the LOC136929897 gene encoding uncharacterized protein, whose product MAARASSSSSEDFFSEESDSNVFNLYDSDGDNSELLEDSGPRPYQFEPRRVRRNDNQDSTEPVGSDTDRLGSTNWCACGTCKQMPTTDESVCCMEVEKVWQKVVDQRPESHMKCVTEHPGFQSTCLDVWVLETAYYAYRQQYGTDNQRGNEKFRYIAYRQLVRWCWGYLGKHVRVALPSCAVNKIRNTFPADFGSSYTGLKPPSL is encoded by the exons ATGGCGGCTCGTGCAAGTAGCAGCAGTTCGGAGGATTTTTTCTCAGAAGAAAGTGACTCGAACGTGTTTAACTTATATGACAGTGATGGGGATAATTCAGAACTATTAGAAGACTCTGGGCCACGTCCCTATCAATTTGAGCCACGTAGGGTTAGGCGAAACGATAACCAAGACAGCACAGAACCCGTTGGCAGTGACACCGATCGCCTCGGAAGCACGAACTG GTGCGCATGTGGAACATGTAAGCAGATGCCGACAACAGATGAAAGCGTTTGTTGCATGGAGGTAGAAAAAGTGTGGCAAAAAGTGGTGGACCAGAGGCCTGAATCCCACATGAAGTGTGTGACAGAACACCCAGGTTTTCAGTCAACCTGCCTAGATGTATGGGTGCTCGAAACTGCTTATTACGCATACAGGCAGCAGTACGGCACCGATAATCAAAGGGGAAACGA GAAATTTCGCTACATTGCCTATAGACAGCTTGTTCGCTGGTGCTGGGGTTATCTTGGCAAACATGTCAGGGTTGCTCTGCCGTCTTGCGCGGTAAACAAAATCCGCAACACCTTTCCAGCTGATTTTGGCTCGTCCTACACTGGATTAAAACCACCAAGCCTTTGA
- the LOC136927532 gene encoding uncharacterized protein, whose translation MAEMGLKKQNHLLPGAVPTIHSQPEANSSEGKKRPIADSEEAEISDRTGKKQRRSRALQKLEVNRLLKDYEEASCSAVGSEPIGDLDLSDLMPETGPGNEERKFNNVGIQCDIGFVWSELQRKCVTSPFPHLSAMFVYAGTQVEPVITDSEVQCEITLIPTCSTPLCSPVKSVGCHSDDDNKDQDYIPSNLFSAEVMEEEEEEEKKSQKTEENERIIYNKKGSVPPQSESKFIVFLSCLLQLFEFCPLCTEPATAEVSSVCGTLIHVTQKCLTCSYARVWRSQPYIKKIPAGNLLLSAAILYSGSMISQTLRMLKIMKIQCFSRQTYHKHQRNYLIPIIVQMWKEEQEKLVERLSNLEGGVVLSGDGRSDSPGHSAKYGAFTVIEQRTNKVLDVQLVQSNEVPNSSWCEHEGLIRMEAFLANKNLDLDVIITDRNRQNAAYIRRNMAPKGTKHYYDIWHIAKGIGKKIDALAKQKDCENAGLWRRSIINHLYWIAATAPEGDGDMLEAMWKSVSNHIQDVHDGHSELYPECAHGPLDEDERDKEWLQPSSKVCEKLTDLLLNKSLLKDIKMISPHYQTSSLEALHSLDIIFAPKHTAFAFLAMYARLLLASLHYNENSDRLQAITKDGTPRYSIRFPKFKKGEYSVRKEKTSPTYGIGLSCFSITNLRL comes from the exons ATGGCAGAAATGggccttaaaaaacaaaaccatcTCCTGCCCGGTGCTGTGCCCACGATTCATTCCCAGCCAGAAGCCAATTCATCTGAAGGGAAAAAGCGGCCCATTGCAGACAGCGAAGAAGCGGAAATTTCTGACAGAACggggaaaaaacaaagaagaagtaGAGCTCTTCAAAAGTTAGAAGTCAATAGa TTATTGAAAGATTACGAGGAAGCCAGTTGTTCGGCAGTCGGCTCTGAGCCCATAGGAGATCTTGACCTGTCTGACCTAATGCCTGAAACCGGACCCGGGAATGAGGAAAGGAAATTTAACAATGTTGGCATACAGTGCGATATTGGATTTGTTTGGTCTGAACTTCAACGCAAATGCGTGACAAGT CCATTTCCACATTTAAGTGCGATGTTTGTCTACGCAGGCACACAAGTAGAACCTGTAATAACTGACTCTGAAGTCCAATGTGAGATCACCCTCATACCTACTTGCTCTACGCCTCTGTGTAGTCCTGTAAAGAGTGTTGGGTGTCATAGCGACGACGATAACAAAGACCAGGACTATATTCCTAGTAATTTATTTTCGGCCGAAGTCATggaggaagaggaggaggaggagaaaaAAAGTCAGAAGActgaagaaaatgaaag GATAATCTACAATAAAAAAGGTTCTGTACCTCCACAGAGTGAGAGCAAgtttattgtctttttgtccTGTTTGCTGCAACTATTTGAGTTCTGTCCCCTGTGCACCGAGCCTGCTACAGCTGAAGTGTCTAGTGTTTGTGGAACTCTCATCCATGTAACTCAAAAATGTCTAACCTGCAGTTATGCAAGGGTGTGGAGAAGCCAACCTTACATTAAAAAGATACCTGCTGGAAATCTCTTGTTATCTGCAGCTATTCTATACTCAGGTAGTATGATCTCCCAGACCCTGAGGATGCTAAAAATCATGAAGATACAGTGTTTCAGCCGCCAGACATATCACAAACACCAGAGGAACTACCTGATACCCATCATTGTACAAATGTGGAAGGAAGAACAGGAGAAACTGGTCGAAAGGCTATCCAATTTGGAAGGGGGTGTTGTTCTCTCTGGGGATGGGAGATCTGACAGTCCAGGTCACAGCGCCAAGTATGGGGCATTTACAGTCATCGAACAAAGAACCAACAAAGTACTAGATGTTCAGCTTGTTCAA TCCAATGAGGTGCCAAACAGTTCCTGGTGTGAACATGAGGGCCTTATTCGCATGGAGGCATTTTTGGCAAACAAGAACTTAGACTTAGATGTCATAATAACAGACAGAAATCGGCAAAATGCTGCCTACATACGAAGAAATATGGCACCCAAAGGAACAAAACATTATTATGACATCTGGCACATTGCTAAAG GTATTGGCAAAAAGATTGATGCTCTAGCAAAGCAGAAGGATTGTGAAAATGCAGGCCTCTGGAGGAGGTCTATCATAAATCACCTCTACTGGATAGCTGCAACTGCACCAGAAGGAGATGGGGACATGTTAGAGGCTATGTGGAAGTCTGTAAGTAACCACATTCAAGATGTTCATGATGGACATAGCGAACTGTATCCTGAATGTGCCCATGGCCCTCTGGACGAGGATGAACGAGACAAGGAGTGGCTCCAGCCTT CGTCAAAGGTTTGTGAAAAGTTAACTGACCTGTTACTGAACAAGTCCCTGTTGAAAGACATCAAGATGATATCACCACACTACCAGACCTCTTCCCTCGAAGCACTACACAGCCTTGATATCATATTTGCACCAAAACACACTGCATTTGCATTCTTGGCTATGTATGCCAG ACTTCTCTTGGCTTCGCTACATTACAACGAAAACAGTGATCGTTTACAGGCAATTACTAAGGATGGCACACCCCGCTACTCAATTAGGTTCCCTAAGTTCAAAAAGGGTGAATACTCAGTGCGTAAAGAGAAGACATCGCCAACTTACGGTATTGGCCTCTCTTGTTTTAGCATAACTAATTTAAGGCTTTAA
- the LOC136927531 gene encoding uncharacterized protein yields the protein MSSSTDFVFFSQEEKLQLLSGNCPRHLTKPMLRTWLSYRVRTAKDGSASSDANKRELMHRVVSYIKNGWENNFTESWKHLASDARNVDVSLSSTGSPNTPHEFQQAANWCSLQRPEFPSFTIENMMNYFIKRKSGDDEGNKDYKNLNSKAFGLFKHGHVQNIEVVIGESGQVIYIRCECLPEMKKNLKYKLNVTMINSGEQAGEITYACCSPCPAGKGPFASCKHLAALCFALEEFVRLKQSRDFATCTARLQTWNQPRKRKLEPRSVYEIDFSKKVYGRENAGDRKILHDPRLPVYRDTEKANQNMLDNIREANLECGFFNILSHDKHPSKVLMETATSSANIISPPKEQPISLHEIHERANIIKTKLFVNANERKRIKEATKQQSGSQKWFEVRKIRITASKCKRAIQRPTTSPTKAMIDILHLKDNFQSQQMQQGLEDERKIVMIYEEILGCKVNKEGFIISSTHPFLGASPDGVVLEKCLVEVKRIFPGTMTLKEAVCSRGICKKTSSGLIINQNHAYYYQVQQQLFCSDYKYEDLVLSDLKEIIILSIKQSSNFSKKSLPKLQSFYDQYLAPELAYPRVALGLPRLGKVIEDV from the exons atgagTTCCTCTACGgattttgtatttttctcaCAAGAAGAGAAGCTACAATTACTCAGTGGAAACTGTCCTCGTCATTTGACAAAGCCAATGCTGAGAACGTGGCTTTCATACCGTGTACGAACAGCGAAAGATGGCAGTGCTTCTAGTGATGCCAACAAACGTGAACTAATGCACAG AGTTGTGAGTTACATAAAAAATGGATGGGAAAACAATTTCACTGAGAGTTGGAAACACTTAGCATCGGATGCGAGAAATGTTGACGTTTCCTTATCGAGCACAGGTTCTCCGAATACTCCACACGAGTTCCAGCAGGCTGCAAACTGGTGTTCCCTACAGAGGCCTGAATTTCCATCGTTCACAATTGAGAACATGATGAATTACTTTATCAAGAGAAAATCAGGAGATGATGAAGGTAATAAAGACTATAAGAATTTAAACAGTAAGGCTTTTGGACTATTCAAACATGGTCATGTACAAAATATTGAAGTTGTCATCGGTGAAAGTGGGCAAGTGATCTATATAAGATGCGAATGTCTGCCAGAGATGAAAAAGAATTTGAAGTACAAGCTCAATGTCACCATGATCAATTCTGGAGAGCAAGCTGGTGAGATCACTTATGCCTGCTGCAGTCCATGCCCAGCAGGGAAAGGACCATTCGCCTCTTGTAAACACTTGGCTGCTTTATGCTTTGCCCTTGAAGAGTTTGTAAGATTGAAGCAGAGCAGAGATTTTGCTACCTGTACTGCAAGGCTTCAAACTTGGAACCAACCCCGGAAACGAAAATTGGAACCAAGATCTGTGTATGAAATCGACTTCAGCAAAAAGGTCTATGGTAGAGAGAATGCAGGGGACAGGAAGATTCTTCATGACCCCAGACTGCCTGTATACAGAGACACTGAGAAAGCAAACCAAAACATGCTCGATAATATCAGGGAGGCTAACTTAGAATGTGGTTTTTTCAACATTCTATCACATGACAAGCATCCATCAAAGGTTTTAATGGAAACTGCAACAAGCTCAGCTAACATAATTTCACCACCCAAAGAGCAACCAATTTCACTGCATGAAATTCATGAGAGAGCAAACATAATCAAGACAAAGCTTTTTGTCAATGCAAATGAGAGAAAAAGAATAAAGGAGGCAACAAAACAGCAGAGTGGTTCTCAGAAATGGTTTGAAGTCAGAAAAATTCGAATAACTGCTTCTAAATGTAAAAGAGCAATTCAGAGACCAACAACTAGTCCCACAAAGGCCATGATAGACATTCTTCACCTCAAGGACAATTTCCAAAGTCAACAAATGCAACAGGGACTTGAAGATGAAAGGAAAATAGTAATGATTTATGAAGAGATACTTGGTTGTAAAGTCAACAAAGAGGGATTTATTATTTCCTCCACCCACCCTTTTCTTGGAGCATCCCCAGATGGAGTAGTACTTGAAAAGTGTTTGGTAGAGGTGAAAAGGATTTTTCCAGGAACTATGACACTTAAAGAAGCAGTGTGTAGTCGAGGCATTTGCAAGAAAACTAGCAGTGGTCTTATTATCAATCAAAACCATGCATACTATTACCAAGTGCAACAACAGTTATTCTGTTCAGATTATAAATATGAAGACCTGGTTCTGTCTGACCTGAAGGAAATTATAATCCTTAGTATAAAACaaagttcaaatttttcaaagaaatctcTCCCTAAACTTCAAAGTTTTTATGATCAGTATCTTGCCCCTGAGCTTGCTTATCCTCGTGTAGCCCTTGGTCTTCCCCGACTCGGGAAAGTTATTGAAGATGTATGA